The following are encoded together in the Thiobacillus sp. SCUT-2 genome:
- the cas6 gene encoding type I-MYXAN CRISPR-associated protein Cas6/Cmx6 yields the protein MTWSFPEHKPEEYTPRMVDLQFDLVGTTIPAENAQLLADALLGLLPWLGEDPGTGIQHLKGAETNQGDAALNINRRTKLFIRTPKTRVADMQQVVGKTLQLGGHTLTLGGFKTREFSPFANIYAHFVDTGSATEEQFVQDVMRELDGRFQLRCGFICGKRQSLQSASGPLYGYSLMLHDVPRHKSLQLQDEGIGRNRMLGCGIFIPHKSIAPVVPDIF from the coding sequence ATGACCTGGAGCTTCCCCGAGCACAAGCCCGAGGAATACACGCCGCGCATGGTGGACCTGCAGTTCGATCTGGTGGGCACCACGATCCCCGCGGAAAACGCCCAGCTGCTGGCCGACGCCCTGCTCGGTCTGCTCCCCTGGCTGGGCGAGGATCCCGGCACGGGCATTCAGCATCTCAAGGGTGCCGAGACGAACCAGGGCGACGCCGCGCTCAACATCAACCGGCGGACCAAGCTTTTCATCCGGACGCCGAAGACTCGCGTCGCGGACATGCAGCAGGTCGTCGGCAAGACGCTCCAGCTCGGCGGGCACACGCTGACGCTCGGCGGCTTCAAGACCCGGGAATTCAGTCCGTTCGCCAATATCTACGCCCACTTCGTTGACACTGGCAGCGCCACTGAAGAACAATTCGTACAGGATGTGATGCGCGAACTGGATGGACGCTTCCAGTTGCGCTGCGGCTTCATCTGCGGCAAGCGGCAAAGCCTGCAAAGCGCATCCGGCCCCCTTTACGGCTATAGCCTGATGCTGCACGACGTGCCTCGGCACAAGTCGCTGCAATTGCAGGACGAAGGCATCGGGCGAAACCGTATGCTCGGTTGCGGGATATTCATTCCGCACAAATCCATCGCGCCGGTCGTACCGGACATTTTTTAA
- a CDS encoding TusE/DsrC/DsvC family sulfur relay protein: MSYVVNGQELESGEEDFLLEANFSDEVPPVIAANEKITLTDEHWLVIHWLREKYKEDGQTPNFRNMVSMLEDDHPGTDWKKKLYDLFPNQPARQGPRIAGLTKPYGKGGY; encoded by the coding sequence ATGTCCTATGTTGTGAACGGCCAAGAACTGGAAAGCGGTGAAGAGGACTTCCTGCTGGAAGCCAACTTCAGCGACGAGGTTCCGCCCGTCATCGCCGCCAACGAGAAGATCACGCTGACCGACGAGCACTGGCTGGTCATCCACTGGCTGCGCGAGAAGTACAAGGAAGACGGTCAGACCCCGAACTTCCGCAACATGGTGTCGATGCTCGAGGACGACCATCCCGGCACCGACTGGAAGAAGAAGCTGTACGACCTCTTCCCCAACCAGCCGGCCCGCCAAGGCCCGCGCATCGCCGGCCTGACCAAGCCCTACGGCAAGGGCGGTTACTGA
- a CDS encoding sulfurtransferase yields MFSNTLVTTEDLAAHLDDPNWVVLDCRFTLTDTGAGRQAYEKAHVPGARYVHLDNDLSAPVGDKTGRHPLPDPQVLNEKLCQWGVGVNKQVVVYDDSFGSMAVRLWWLMRWLGHPGVALLDGGYPKWTREKRPVTAETPTVHKAACACLPEPSQVVTAEEILRASQTGEQLILDARPDRRFSGEFEPLDPVAGHVPGAINRPFEDNLDLDGTFQPPEALREEYQALLQGRAPWQVLHMCGSGVTACHNVLAMEIAGLPGSRLYPGSWSEWITDPSHPVATGE; encoded by the coding sequence ATGTTCTCCAATACCCTCGTAACCACTGAAGACCTGGCCGCGCACCTCGACGACCCCAACTGGGTGGTCCTCGATTGCCGCTTCACCCTCACCGACACCGGGGCGGGTCGTCAGGCCTACGAGAAGGCTCACGTCCCGGGTGCACGCTACGTGCATCTGGACAACGACCTGTCGGCGCCGGTCGGAGACAAGACCGGTCGCCATCCGCTGCCCGACCCGCAGGTGCTGAACGAGAAGCTCTGCCAGTGGGGCGTCGGCGTCAACAAGCAGGTCGTCGTCTACGACGACAGCTTCGGCTCGATGGCCGTACGCCTCTGGTGGCTGATGCGCTGGCTCGGCCATCCCGGCGTGGCGCTGCTCGACGGTGGCTATCCCAAGTGGACGCGCGAGAAGCGTCCGGTGACGGCCGAAACCCCGACCGTCCACAAGGCCGCCTGCGCCTGCCTGCCGGAACCCAGCCAGGTCGTCACCGCGGAAGAAATCCTGCGCGCCTCGCAGACCGGCGAGCAGTTGATTCTCGACGCCCGCCCCGACCGCCGTTTCAGCGGCGAATTCGAGCCGCTCGACCCGGTCGCGGGCCACGTGCCCGGCGCGATCAACCGCCCGTTCGAGGACAACCTCGACCTCGACGGCACCTTCCAGCCGCCCGAGGCGCTGCGCGAGGAGTACCAGGCCCTGCTGCAGGGCCGCGCGCCCTGGCAGGTCCTGCACATGTGCGGCTCGGGCGTCACCGCCTGCCACAACGTGCTGGCGATGGAAATCGCCGGTCTTCCCGGTTCCCGCCTCTATCCCGGTTCGTGGAGCGAGTGGATCACCGATCCGTCGCACCCCGTCGCTACAGGAGAATAA
- a CDS encoding TauD/TfdA family dioxygenase produces MTASPFDLANESGYRAWRDARLAAYPRSADELVVPLADPRQLTAAEFAALEDRCARANMAIYSAPHLPAADKSIPKELGRQLGLVRLEGNYLADEDGLSSITPADDAGSGVRGDFIPYTHKPINWHTDGYYNALDRRILGMTLHCAQDAESGGENDLLDHEIAYIQLRDVNPDYVAALMEPDAMTIPARMDEDNVARPEQSGPVFAVDPAEGFLVMRYTARTRSIVWKADAVTQAAVKTLADILASSEYLLTARLAPGMGLVCNNVLHTRSGFTDSPGHRRLLYRGRYYDRLRFPARAA; encoded by the coding sequence TTGACGGCGTCCCCCTTCGATCTCGCCAACGAATCGGGCTACCGCGCCTGGCGCGACGCCCGGCTAGCTGCCTATCCGCGCAGCGCCGATGAACTCGTCGTGCCGCTCGCCGATCCGCGCCAGCTGACCGCGGCCGAGTTCGCCGCGCTCGAAGACCGCTGCGCCCGCGCCAACATGGCGATCTACAGCGCACCGCACCTGCCGGCCGCGGACAAGTCGATCCCCAAGGAGCTCGGGCGCCAGCTCGGCCTCGTACGCCTCGAAGGCAATTACCTCGCCGACGAGGACGGCCTGTCGTCGATCACCCCGGCCGACGATGCCGGCAGCGGCGTGCGCGGCGATTTCATCCCCTACACCCACAAGCCGATCAACTGGCATACCGACGGCTACTACAACGCGCTCGACCGCCGCATCCTCGGCATGACGCTGCACTGTGCGCAGGACGCCGAATCCGGCGGCGAGAACGACCTGCTGGATCACGAGATCGCCTACATCCAGCTGCGCGACGTCAACCCCGACTATGTCGCGGCATTGATGGAGCCTGATGCGATGACGATTCCGGCACGCATGGACGAGGACAACGTCGCGCGCCCCGAACAGTCCGGCCCGGTATTCGCGGTCGACCCGGCCGAGGGCTTCCTCGTCATGCGCTACACCGCGCGCACGCGCTCGATCGTCTGGAAAGCCGACGCCGTCACCCAGGCGGCAGTCAAGACGCTCGCCGACATCCTGGCGAGCTCCGAATACCTCCTGACCGCGCGGCTCGCGCCCGGCATGGGCCTCGTCTGCAACAACGTCCTGCACACCCGCAGCGGATTCACCGATTCCCCCGGCCACCGCCGCCTGCTCTATCGCGGGCGCTACTACGACCGCCTCCGCTTTCCCGCACGCGCAGCTTAG
- the hemA gene encoding glutamyl-tRNA reductase, whose translation MQLLTLGVNHHTAPLAIRERVAFGPDKLVEALHDLTGSQRASEVAILSTCNRTELYVNTPSPDAVAQWLADFHHIERRDLAPYLYTLPREKAAQHAFRVAAGLDSMVLGETQILGQMKQAVQAAEEAGTLGLLLHKLFQRTFSVAKEVRTSTEIGANSVSMAAAAVRLAARIFPGIKEQACLFIGAGEMIELCMTHFAAQHPRRMTVANRTAERARPLAERFGAGVIPLTALPDEVASYDIIITSTASPLPILGKGMLERAIKQRRHRPIFIVDLAVPRDVEAEVADMDDIFLYSVDDLGQVVREGLDNRVAQVAQAEAIIETSVETFVHWMEGRELVPIIRGLRDAAERHRRHEIEKAEKALARGDDPRAVLDAMSHALSNKLLHAPTHALNSATREDREQIVRLISQLYGLHQE comes from the coding sequence ATGCAGCTTCTTACCCTCGGGGTCAATCATCACACTGCACCGCTTGCGATCCGCGAGCGGGTGGCGTTCGGCCCCGACAAACTGGTCGAGGCGCTGCACGACCTCACCGGCAGCCAGCGCGCCTCCGAGGTCGCGATCCTGTCGACCTGCAACCGCACCGAACTCTACGTCAACACGCCTTCGCCCGACGCCGTCGCGCAATGGCTGGCCGACTTCCACCACATCGAGCGGCGCGACCTCGCCCCCTACCTCTACACGCTGCCGCGCGAGAAGGCAGCGCAGCACGCCTTCCGCGTTGCCGCCGGCCTCGACTCGATGGTGCTCGGCGAAACCCAGATCCTCGGCCAGATGAAGCAGGCGGTGCAGGCGGCGGAGGAAGCCGGCACGCTCGGCCTCCTGCTGCACAAGCTGTTCCAGCGCACCTTCTCGGTCGCCAAGGAAGTCCGCACCAGCACCGAGATCGGCGCCAACTCGGTGTCGATGGCCGCCGCCGCGGTGCGGCTCGCCGCGCGCATCTTCCCCGGCATCAAGGAGCAGGCCTGCCTGTTCATCGGCGCCGGCGAGATGATCGAGCTGTGCATGACGCACTTCGCGGCGCAGCACCCGCGGCGCATGACCGTCGCCAACCGCACGGCCGAGCGCGCCCGTCCGCTGGCCGAGCGCTTCGGCGCCGGCGTCATTCCCCTCACCGCGTTGCCGGACGAGGTCGCCTCCTACGACATCATCATCACGTCGACCGCGAGTCCGCTGCCTATCCTCGGCAAGGGCATGCTCGAACGCGCCATCAAGCAACGCCGCCATCGGCCGATCTTCATCGTCGACCTCGCCGTTCCGCGCGACGTCGAGGCCGAGGTCGCCGATATGGACGACATCTTCCTCTACAGCGTCGACGACCTCGGCCAGGTCGTGCGCGAAGGCCTCGACAACCGCGTCGCCCAGGTCGCGCAGGCCGAGGCGATCATCGAGACCAGCGTCGAAACCTTCGTGCACTGGATGGAAGGCCGTGAACTGGTGCCGATCATCCGTGGCCTGCGCGACGCAGCCGAGCGTCACCGCCGCCACGAGATCGAAAAGGCCGAGAAGGCGCTCGCGCGCGGCGACGATCCGCGCGCCGTGCTCGATGCGATGAGCCACGCGCTGTCCAACAAGCTGCTTCACGCGCCGACGCACGCGCTAAACAGCGCCACGCGCGAGGACCGCGAGCAGATCGTCCGCCTCATCAGCCAGCTGTACGGGCTGCATCAGGAATGA
- the prfA gene encoding peptide chain release factor 1, translating to MKASLAGKLARADERLEELDALLAQPEIAGDMDSYRKLSRERADLDPVVTLYRQYKQVEADQKTARDLLADPDMRELAEAELADGEAKIARLETELQTALLPRDPNDERNIFLEIRAGTGGDESALFAGNLLRMYTRYAERQDWKVEIVSENPGEVGGYKEIIVRIVGHGAYSRLKFESGGHRVQRVPETESQGRIHTSACTVAVMPEADEVGEVDINPADLRIDTFRASGAGGQHINKTDSAVRITHLPTGLVVECQDDRSQHRNRAQAMSVLAARLKNRQLQQQQAAEASTRKSLIGSGDRSDRIRTYNFPQGRVTDHRINLTLYKIDAMMDGDLAELLDALAAEHQAEQLATLAGES from the coding sequence ATGAAGGCGTCGCTCGCCGGCAAGCTCGCTCGCGCCGACGAGCGGCTGGAGGAACTCGACGCGCTCCTGGCGCAGCCCGAGATCGCCGGGGACATGGACAGCTACCGCAAGCTGTCGCGCGAGCGCGCCGACCTCGATCCGGTGGTCACGCTGTATCGCCAGTACAAGCAGGTCGAGGCCGATCAGAAGACCGCCCGCGACCTGCTCGCCGACCCCGACATGCGCGAGCTCGCCGAAGCCGAGCTCGCCGACGGCGAGGCGAAGATCGCCCGGCTGGAAACCGAACTGCAAACGGCGCTGCTGCCCCGCGACCCCAACGACGAGCGCAACATCTTTCTCGAGATCCGCGCCGGAACGGGCGGCGACGAGTCGGCGCTGTTCGCCGGCAACCTCCTCAGGATGTACACGCGCTACGCCGAGCGCCAGGACTGGAAGGTCGAGATCGTCTCGGAAAACCCGGGCGAGGTCGGCGGCTACAAGGAGATCATCGTCCGCATCGTCGGTCACGGCGCCTACTCGCGCCTCAAGTTCGAGTCCGGCGGCCACCGTGTGCAGCGCGTCCCGGAGACGGAGTCGCAAGGCCGCATCCATACCTCGGCCTGCACCGTCGCGGTGATGCCGGAAGCCGACGAAGTCGGTGAAGTCGACATCAACCCGGCCGACCTCCGGATCGACACCTTCCGTGCCTCCGGCGCCGGCGGCCAGCACATCAACAAGACCGACTCCGCGGTGCGCATCACCCACCTGCCGACGGGCCTCGTAGTCGAGTGCCAGGACGACCGCTCGCAGCACCGCAACCGCGCGCAGGCGATGAGCGTGCTGGCGGCGCGCCTCAAGAACCGCCAGCTGCAGCAGCAGCAGGCAGCGGAAGCGAGCACGCGCAAGAGCCTGATCGGCAGCGGCGACCGCTCCGACCGCATCCGCACCTACAATTTTCCCCAGGGGCGCGTCACCGACCATCGCATCAACCTGACGCTGTACAAGATCGACGCCATGATGGACGGCGACCTCGCCGAACTGCTCGACGCGCTCGCCGCCGAGCACCAGGCCGAGCAGCTTGCAACGCTCGCCGGAGAAAGCTGA
- the prmC gene encoding peptide chain release factor N(5)-glutamine methyltransferase → MRDGSATVARLLEDATARIGTTLGLDRREARLEARVLAAFAWDVAPAWLVAHDTDIVEDGPAAQFAGLLARRLAGEPVAYLTGTREFFGRPFLVTPDVLIPRPDTELIVELALARMPPERPVDVLDLGTGSGCIAITLALERPLARIAAVDRSPAALTIARRNAEKLDAPVEFINSDWYETLGDRRFDLIVSNPPYIAPNDPHLVRGDVRFEPRSALTADHAGLADLRRLIVGARRHLRPHGALLLEHGHDHAAAVRRLLSAAGFDRPQSWRDLAGIERVSGGGVSE, encoded by the coding sequence GTGAGGGACGGGAGTGCCACCGTCGCCCGCCTGCTCGAAGACGCCACGGCCCGCATCGGCACGACGCTTGGACTGGACAGGCGCGAAGCGCGGCTCGAGGCGCGCGTGCTTGCCGCGTTCGCCTGGGACGTGGCGCCGGCCTGGCTCGTCGCCCACGATACCGACATCGTCGAAGACGGCCCGGCTGCGCAGTTCGCCGGCCTGCTCGCGCGCCGGCTGGCCGGCGAACCCGTCGCCTACCTGACCGGCACCCGCGAATTCTTCGGGCGACCGTTCCTGGTCACGCCGGACGTGCTGATCCCCCGCCCCGACACCGAGCTGATCGTCGAGCTCGCGCTCGCGCGCATGCCACCGGAAAGGCCGGTCGACGTGCTCGATCTCGGCACCGGCAGCGGCTGCATCGCGATCACGCTCGCGCTCGAGCGCCCGCTCGCCCGGATCGCCGCGGTCGATCGCTCGCCCGCCGCGCTGACCATCGCGCGACGAAATGCGGAGAAGCTCGACGCCCCCGTCGAATTCATCAACAGCGACTGGTACGAGACGCTCGGCGACCGGCGCTTCGACCTGATCGTCAGCAACCCGCCCTACATTGCCCCGAACGACCCCCATCTTGTCCGGGGCGACGTCCGCTTCGAGCCGCGCTCCGCGCTGACGGCCGATCACGCGGGCCTGGCGGACCTGCGCCGCCTGATCGTCGGCGCGCGGAGGCACCTTCGTCCGCACGGCGCCCTGCTGCTCGAACATGGGCACGATCACGCTGCCGCCGTCCGCCGTCTATTGAGTGCAGCCGGCTTCGACCGTCCGCAAAGCTGGCGGGATCTCGCCGGAATCGAGCGCGTGAGCGGCGGCGGCGTGTCGGAATAA
- a CDS encoding HPr-rel-A system PqqD family peptide chaperone, with product MTLPPLSPSRLLKVWGDEAVVYDTESGDTHYLNPLTLALYRICGERASCRATDLGAALAAHFEVEETPQLEERAVEAFDSLCRIGLLAAA from the coding sequence ATGACCCTGCCGCCGCTCTCGCCCTCCCGCCTGCTGAAAGTCTGGGGAGACGAGGCTGTCGTCTACGACACGGAGTCGGGCGATACGCACTACCTGAATCCGCTCACGCTCGCGCTCTACCGCATCTGCGGCGAGCGGGCCAGTTGCCGCGCAACCGACCTTGGCGCCGCCCTGGCGGCGCATTTCGAGGTCGAGGAAACGCCACAACTCGAGGAGCGGGCTGTCGAAGCCTTCGACAGCCTGTGCAGAATCGGCCTCCTCGCAGCGGCATGA
- a CDS encoding HprK-related kinase A, whose protein sequence is MKLLQLPRADLRRQLAGAGVWLRTGPFSLRVQSRVPAVAEGLAELYGQFEIRGVNEAFADFHVSVNPPASLRRWLRPQVRFSFDGVHPFKPLPRDQAFPMLEWGLNWCVSTQAHHYLVIHAAVVEKNGLAAILPAPPGSGKSTLTAGLVLSGWRLLSDELTLIDRRTGLIQPLPRPVSLKNRSIDVIRAFDPDAYINRPSHDTVKGTVAHMRPPRESVLRQHEPARPGWVIFPRWDAGAPTTLAPRSQAQTFMFLAQNAFNYSHLGADGFRVGAALIDEVHCYDFHYSDLDDAIATFDRLAARRPS, encoded by the coding sequence ATGAAGTTGCTGCAGCTTCCTCGTGCCGACCTGCGTCGGCAGCTCGCCGGTGCCGGCGTGTGGCTCCGCACCGGCCCGTTCTCGCTGCGGGTGCAGTCGCGCGTACCCGCGGTAGCGGAAGGCCTGGCCGAACTCTACGGGCAGTTCGAGATACGCGGCGTGAACGAGGCGTTCGCCGATTTCCACGTGTCGGTCAACCCGCCCGCCAGCCTGCGCCGCTGGCTGCGCCCGCAGGTTCGCTTCTCCTTCGACGGCGTGCACCCGTTCAAGCCGCTGCCGCGCGACCAGGCATTTCCGATGCTCGAATGGGGATTGAACTGGTGCGTCTCGACCCAGGCGCACCATTACCTCGTCATCCACGCAGCGGTCGTCGAAAAGAACGGGCTGGCAGCCATCCTCCCCGCCCCGCCCGGCTCAGGCAAGAGCACGCTCACCGCCGGCCTGGTGCTGTCGGGCTGGCGCCTGCTGTCGGACGAATTGACCCTGATCGACCGCAGAACCGGCCTGATCCAGCCGCTGCCGCGCCCCGTCAGCCTGAAGAACCGCTCGATCGACGTGATCCGCGCCTTCGACCCGGACGCCTACATCAACCGCCCGTCGCATGACACCGTCAAGGGGACGGTCGCCCACATGCGCCCCCCGCGCGAAAGCGTGCTGCGCCAGCACGAGCCCGCGCGCCCCGGCTGGGTGATCTTCCCCAGGTGGGATGCCGGCGCGCCGACCACCCTGGCGCCCCGCTCGCAGGCGCAGACCTTCATGTTCCTGGCACAGAATGCCTTCAACTACAGCCACCTCGGCGCCGACGGCTTCCGCGTCGGCGCCGCCCTGATCGACGAGGTCCACTGCTATGATTTTCATTACAGCGACCTCGACGACGCCATTGCGACCTTCGACCGCCTCGCCGCGCGTCGCCCGTCCTGA
- a CDS encoding nucleotidyltransferase domain-containing protein, which produces MQPLSPILLARTLRSPELVSRFSLGDWDLLVRQARAAGLLARLGHRLRQQGQAAAIPAAVRWHFDAAETLANKQRTAVRWELRQIRKALASVDGPLIVLKGAAYVAAGLPAAEGRLFSDIDILVPRESLPRVEGALRLAGWHATGLSEYDQRYYRRWMHEIPPLQHAQRDTVIDVHHAILPDTARYHPDSARLRSRAVAVEDLPGILVLAPEDRILHSAAHLFHDGELPHGLRDLTDLDLLLREAAAAPEFWPRLVARAEELQLSRSLFYALRYLRHFLDTPVPDGIAASLAPWAPGRLTLALMDPIFTRALRPDHASCADTLAPAARLAAFVRAHWLRMPVHLLIPHLFHKAFISPWQRSLKPA; this is translated from the coding sequence ATGCAGCCGCTTTCGCCGATCCTGCTCGCCCGCACGCTTCGCTCGCCGGAACTGGTGAGCCGCTTCTCGCTGGGCGACTGGGATCTGCTGGTGCGGCAGGCGCGTGCCGCCGGACTGCTCGCCCGGCTGGGACACCGGCTGCGCCAGCAGGGTCAGGCGGCGGCCATTCCAGCGGCGGTCCGGTGGCATTTCGACGCTGCCGAGACGCTCGCGAACAAGCAGCGTACCGCGGTGCGCTGGGAGTTGCGGCAGATCCGCAAGGCGCTCGCCAGCGTCGACGGTCCGCTGATCGTCCTCAAGGGTGCGGCCTACGTGGCCGCCGGCCTTCCTGCCGCGGAAGGCCGGCTGTTCAGCGACATCGACATCCTGGTGCCGCGTGAATCCCTGCCGCGGGTGGAAGGCGCGCTGCGCCTGGCCGGCTGGCACGCCACCGGCCTCTCCGAATACGACCAGCGCTACTACCGGCGCTGGATGCATGAAATTCCGCCCCTGCAGCACGCCCAGCGCGACACCGTGATCGATGTGCACCACGCGATCCTGCCCGACACGGCACGCTACCACCCCGACTCCGCCCGGCTGCGCAGCCGCGCCGTCGCGGTGGAGGATTTGCCGGGCATCCTGGTGCTGGCGCCGGAAGACCGCATCCTGCATTCCGCCGCGCACCTGTTCCACGACGGCGAATTGCCGCACGGCTTGCGCGACCTCACCGACCTCGACCTGCTGCTGCGCGAAGCGGCGGCCGCACCGGAATTCTGGCCGCGTCTCGTCGCGCGCGCCGAGGAACTGCAGCTGAGCCGCTCGCTGTTCTACGCCCTGCGCTACCTGCGGCATTTTCTCGATACACCGGTGCCCGACGGCATCGCGGCGAGCCTGGCGCCGTGGGCGCCGGGCCGCCTCACGCTCGCCCTGATGGACCCGATCTTCACTCGCGCCCTGCGACCCGACCATGCGAGCTGCGCCGACACCCTCGCCCCTGCGGCCCGCCTTGCCGCCTTCGTGCGCGCGCACTGGCTGCGCATGCCCGTTCACCTGTTGATCCCGCACCTGTTCCACAAGGCATTCATCAGCCCCTGGCAACGGTCGTTGAAGCCCGCTTGA
- the grxD gene encoding Grx4 family monothiol glutaredoxin, with protein MTPLDRIRDQVTNNAIVLYMKGTPQFPQCGFSARAAQVLQACGVKDFLAVNVLMDPEIFENLKYYANWPTFPQLYVKGELIGGSDIMIEMYQKGEIQKLLEEAQTA; from the coding sequence ATGACCCCTCTCGACCGCATCCGCGACCAAGTCACCAACAACGCCATCGTGCTGTACATGAAAGGCACGCCCCAGTTTCCGCAGTGCGGCTTCTCGGCGCGCGCCGCCCAGGTGCTGCAGGCCTGCGGCGTCAAGGATTTCCTGGCGGTGAACGTGCTGATGGATCCGGAAATCTTCGAAAACCTGAAGTACTACGCCAACTGGCCGACCTTCCCGCAGTTGTACGTGAAGGGCGAGCTGATCGGCGGCTCCGACATCATGATCGAGATGTACCAGAAGGGCGAAATCCAGAAGCTGCTGGAAGAGGCCCAGACGGCCTGA
- the ntrC gene encoding nitrogen regulation protein NR(I) → MSKPSCVWIIDDDRSIRWVLEKALLREDIPCMTFSAASDALRELERSTPAAVLSDIRMPGVSGLELLQALKERLPKVPVIIMTAYSDLDSAVAAFQSGAFEYLPKPFDVDQALELVRRALAENASREVPAGSEAPAPEILGQAPAMQEVFRAIGRLSQSHATVLITGESGSGKELVARALHRHSPRAAGPFIALNTAAIPKDLLESELFGHERGAFTGAAAQRRGRFEQADGGTLFLDEIGDMPAELQTRLLRVLSDGQFYRVGGHTPIKVNVRVIAATHQDLETRVREGLFREDLFHRLNVIRLRLPPLRERREDIPLLVRHFMQKSARELGMEAKGVSEAAMKALVNLPWSGNVRQLENVSHYLTVMAPGQVVEVGDLPADLMQGAAGRAGGDWLQRLAAEAGARLARGEAAILDELTQAYEKTLIEVALRHTGGRRIEAAHLLGWGRNTLTRKIHELGMDAAPDGDETK, encoded by the coding sequence ATGTCCAAACCAAGCTGCGTCTGGATCATCGACGACGATCGCTCCATCCGCTGGGTGCTGGAAAAGGCGCTGCTGCGCGAGGACATTCCGTGCATGACTTTCAGCGCGGCGAGCGATGCCCTGCGCGAACTGGAGCGCAGCACGCCGGCCGCGGTGCTGTCGGACATCCGCATGCCCGGCGTGTCCGGGCTCGAACTGCTGCAGGCGCTGAAGGAGCGCCTGCCCAAGGTGCCGGTCATCATCATGACGGCGTACTCCGACCTCGATAGCGCCGTCGCGGCCTTCCAGAGCGGGGCGTTCGAGTACCTGCCCAAGCCGTTCGACGTCGACCAGGCGCTGGAGCTGGTGCGCCGTGCCCTTGCCGAAAACGCAAGCCGCGAGGTGCCGGCCGGCAGCGAGGCGCCGGCGCCGGAAATCCTCGGCCAGGCGCCGGCGATGCAGGAAGTTTTTCGCGCGATCGGGCGGCTTTCGCAGTCGCATGCCACCGTGCTCATCACCGGCGAATCCGGCAGCGGCAAGGAACTGGTGGCGCGCGCGCTGCATCGCCACAGCCCGCGCGCCGCCGGCCCGTTCATCGCGCTGAACACCGCGGCGATACCGAAGGACCTGCTGGAGTCCGAGCTGTTCGGCCACGAGCGTGGCGCGTTTACCGGCGCGGCGGCGCAGCGGCGCGGACGCTTCGAGCAGGCGGACGGCGGCACGCTGTTCCTCGACGAGATCGGCGACATGCCTGCCGAGCTGCAAACCCGGTTGCTGCGCGTGCTGTCCGACGGGCAGTTCTACCGTGTGGGCGGACATACGCCGATCAAGGTGAACGTGCGGGTGATCGCCGCGACGCATCAGGATCTCGAAACGCGCGTGCGGGAAGGCCTGTTTCGCGAGGACCTGTTCCACCGCCTCAACGTCATCCGCCTGCGTCTGCCGCCTTTGCGCGAGCGGCGCGAGGACATTCCGCTGCTGGTGCGGCATTTCATGCAGAAGAGTGCGCGCGAACTGGGCATGGAAGCAAAGGGCGTGTCGGAAGCCGCGATGAAGGCGCTGGTCAATCTGCCGTGGAGCGGCAACGTGCGCCAGCTCGAGAACGTCAGCCACTACCTGACCGTGATGGCGCCAGGACAGGTGGTCGAGGTCGGCGATCTGCCGGCCGACCTGATGCAGGGCGCTGCGGGGAGGGCGGGAGGCGACTGGCTGCAGCGGCTTGCAGCCGAGGCGGGCGCGCGCCTGGCGCGCGGGGAGGCGGCGATCCTCGACGAACTCACCCAGGCCTACGAAAAGACATTGATCGAAGTGGCGCTGCGCCACACCGGCGGGCGCCGCATCGAGGCCGCGCATCTTCTGGGCTGGGGGCGCAATACGCTGACGCGCAAGATCCACGAGCTCGGGATGGATGCGGCGCCGGACGGCGACGAAACGAAATAG